The sequence AGCGCTGAAAACCGGCGCTTCCAAAGCCTACGTGCTGGATCTGCGCGAGGAAATGGCCCGCGATTTCGTCTTTCCCATGATGCGCGGCGCGGCCCGCTATGAAAACCGTTACATGCTGGGCACCTCCATCGCCCGGCCCTGCATCACCAAAGCCCTCATCGACATTGCCCGCAAGGAAGGCGCCGACGCCATCGCACACGGCGCCACGGGCAAGGGCAACGATCAGGTGCGCTTCGAATTTTCCGCCAAGGCCCTAGCCCCGGAAATCCGGGTCATCGCGCCCTGGCGCGAGTGGGATCTCATGTCCCGCACGGCCCTGACCGCCTTTGCCGAAAAGCATGGCATCTTCATATCCAGCGAGGCCAAGCGCTACAGCATGGACGCCAACATGCTGCACACCTCGTTTGAGGGTAGCGAGTTGGAAAATCCCGGCAACGCGCCGCACGAAACCTGCCACGACCGCTGCGTGCCCGTGGAACAGGCTCCCGACGCGCCTGAAATCGTCGAAGTGGGCTTTGAGGCGGGCAATCCCGTTTCCGTCAACGGCGAAAAAATGTCGCCGTACACCATTATCAGCACCCTGGCCGAACTGGCGGGCAAGCACGGCATCGGACGCGACGACATGGTGGAAAACCGCTATGTGGGCATGAAGTGCCGCGGCGTGTACGAAAATCCGGCGGGCACCCTGCTCTTCGCCCTGCACCGCGACCTGGAAGGCATCTGCATGGACCGCGAGTTGCTGGGCATCCGCGACATGCTGGCCGTGCCCTATTCCCACGCCGTCTACAACGGCTACTGGTTCTCGCCCGAGCGCGAGGCCATGCAGGCCTTTTTCGACAAATCGCAGGAGACGGTCACCGGCACCGCGCGCGCCAAGCTCTACAAGGGCGGCGTCTGGCCCCTGGCCCGCACCTCTCCTTACTCGCTCTTCTCCGAGGATCTGGCCACCTTTGAAGGCGGCGACTACGATCACAAGGACGCGGCGGGCTTCATCCGCCTCAACGGCCTGCGCCTGGGCATGTACGCGGCCATCAAGGACAAGCTCGGAAAATAACCCGCCCGGATGCGCATCCAAGGCCCCGCTCCCGCTTCGGCACGAGCGGGGCCTTTGCATAACCACGAGGAACACACGATGAAAACCAATCAGAGCTGGGGCGGCCGCTTTGCCGAAGGCCCCAGAGAAGCCGTGGCCCGCTATACGGATTCCCAGACCTACGACCGGGCGCTCTACGCCCAGGACATCCGCGCTTCCCAGGCCCACGCCCGCATGCTGGGCCGTCAGGGCGTCATCACGCCCGAGGAGGCCCGGATTCTGGCGGAGGGACTGGACAAGGTGCGCGCGGAGATCGAATCCGGCGCTTTTGCCTGGAAGCCGGAGCTGGAAGATGTGCACATGAACATCGAAGCCCGGCTGACCGAACTGACCGGCGACGTGGGCAAAAAGCTGCATACCGGCCGCAGCCGCAATGATCAGGTGGGTCTGAGTTTCCGCCTCTTTGTGGCGGACAGGCTGGAGGTCTGGCGGCAACGCGCCGCCGGGCTCTGCGCCGTGCTGGTCAAGCGCGCGGCCGAACATCGGGAGGACATCCTGCCTGGCTGCACCC comes from Desulfovibrio porci and encodes:
- a CDS encoding argininosuccinate synthase; its protein translation is MQKIKKVVLAYSGGLDTSVILKWLITAYQCEVITVTADLGQPEDLSGVEEKALKTGASKAYVLDLREEMARDFVFPMMRGAARYENRYMLGTSIARPCITKALIDIARKEGADAIAHGATGKGNDQVRFEFSAKALAPEIRVIAPWREWDLMSRTALTAFAEKHGIFISSEAKRYSMDANMLHTSFEGSELENPGNAPHETCHDRCVPVEQAPDAPEIVEVGFEAGNPVSVNGEKMSPYTIISTLAELAGKHGIGRDDMVENRYVGMKCRGVYENPAGTLLFALHRDLEGICMDRELLGIRDMLAVPYSHAVYNGYWFSPEREAMQAFFDKSQETVTGTARAKLYKGGVWPLARTSPYSLFSEDLATFEGGDYDHKDAAGFIRLNGLRLGMYAAIKDKLGK